A genomic region of Zalophus californianus isolate mZalCal1 chromosome 1, mZalCal1.pri.v2, whole genome shotgun sequence contains the following coding sequences:
- the LOC118356863 gene encoding heterogeneous nuclear ribonucleoprotein A1-like, translating to MSKSESPKEPEQLRKLFIGGLSFETTDESLRSHFEQWGTLTHCVVMRHPNTKRSRGFGFVTYATVEEVDAAMNARPHKVDGRVVEPKRAVSREDSQRPGAHLTVKKIFVGGIKEDTEEHHLRDYFEQYGKIEVIEIMTDRGSGKKRGFAFVTFDDHDSVDKIVIQKYHTVNGHNCEVRKALSKQEMASASSSQRGRSGSGNFGGGRGGGFGGNDNFGRGGNFSGRGRSGGSRGGGGYGGSGDGYNGFGNDGSNFGGVGSYNDFGNYNNQSSNFGPMKGGNFGGRSSGPYGGGGQYFAKPRNQGGYGGSSISSS from the coding sequence atgtctaagtcagagtctcccaaagagcctgaacagctgcggaagctcttcattggaggtttgagctttgaaacaaccgatgagagtctgaggagccattttgagcaatggggaacgcttacgcactgtgtggtaatgagacatccaaacaccaagcgctccagaggctttgggtttgtcacgtatgccactgtggaggaggtggatgcagccatgaacgcaaggccacacaaggtggatggaagagttgtggaaccaaagagggctgtctcaagagaagattctcaaagacctggtgcccacttaactgtgaaaaagatttttgttggtggcattaaagaagacactgaagaacatcatctaagagattattttgaacagtatgggaaaattgaagtgatcgagatcatgactgaccgaggcagtggcaaaaagagaggttttgcttttgtaacatttgatgaccatgactctgtagacaagattgtcattcaaaaataccatactgtgaatggccacaactgtgaagtaaggaaagccctctctaagcaagagatggctagtgcttcatccagccaaagaggtcgaagtggttctggaaactttggtggtggtcgtggaggtggttttggtgggaatgacaactttggtcgtggagggaacttcagtggtcgaGGTCGCTCtggtggcagtcgaggtggtggtggctatggtggcagtggggatggctatAATGGATTTGGTAACGATGGAAGCAACTTCGGAGGTGTCGGAAGCTATAAcgattttggcaattacaacaatcaatcctcaaattttggacccatgaaaggaggaaattttggaggcagaagctctggcccctatggtggtggaggccaatactttgccaaaccacgaaaccaaggtggctatggtggttccagcaTCAGCAGTAGCTag